In Bdellovibrio sp. ArHS, a genomic segment contains:
- a CDS encoding glycosyltransferase — MTFWDLIVSFVGLGVLIYHTWSRRHAATKSKVGALPLVSIIVPCRNEESHIPDLIQSLKKLRDVNAEIIVVDDQSVDRTYELAVKENIKVIKAPEKPQGWVGKSWACAVGAKAARGEFFLFTDADTRHMPASLASALDFMREKNADLLSAPPYHLCLNWWEKSLGLFHLLPLVAAGFPGSRNKHRVYAIGQYLLISRQAYVAVGGHEELRSSLTEDIELAQKIIDKNLCYTIFPSATLYQVQMYDSVKEFWQGWKRLLRLGMKKVTFWAFIEVTLMFALFFQWNWSVLVALPTLMLMQRKHGAFAWWGAFLAPLSLLLFALLSAAGVIENLRKKKVTWQGREYVEI; from the coding sequence GTGACTTTTTGGGATCTTATTGTTTCATTCGTAGGGCTGGGTGTTCTTATTTACCACACCTGGTCGCGTCGTCATGCGGCGACAAAGAGTAAGGTCGGTGCTCTGCCACTGGTATCCATTATAGTTCCATGCCGAAATGAAGAAAGCCATATTCCTGATCTGATTCAATCCCTGAAAAAGCTACGAGACGTTAACGCAGAAATTATCGTCGTGGACGACCAATCGGTCGATCGTACTTACGAGCTTGCCGTCAAAGAGAATATTAAAGTCATTAAAGCTCCCGAAAAGCCGCAAGGTTGGGTCGGAAAGTCGTGGGCCTGTGCGGTTGGCGCAAAAGCGGCTCGCGGCGAATTCTTTTTGTTTACTGATGCGGACACTAGACACATGCCGGCCTCTTTGGCGTCCGCCTTGGATTTTATGCGAGAAAAAAATGCAGATTTGCTTTCTGCTCCTCCATATCATCTTTGTTTAAACTGGTGGGAGAAGTCCTTAGGACTGTTCCATCTGCTTCCTTTAGTCGCTGCTGGATTCCCAGGGTCTCGGAATAAACATCGTGTCTACGCCATAGGACAGTATCTTTTGATTTCTAGACAGGCCTATGTCGCTGTCGGAGGCCACGAAGAACTTCGATCGTCATTGACGGAAGATATCGAGCTGGCGCAAAAAATTATTGATAAGAACTTGTGCTATACGATTTTTCCCTCAGCGACCCTCTATCAGGTGCAGATGTATGATTCGGTGAAAGAATTTTGGCAGGGCTGGAAACGCCTCTTAAGATTAGGCATGAAAAAGGTGACGTTCTGGGCATTTATTGAAGTGACTTTGATGTTTGCTCTTTTCTTTCAGTGGAATTGGTCAGTGCTGGTGGCGCTTCCGACATTGATGTTGATGCAAAGAAAGCATGGGGCCTTTGCCTGGTGGGGGGCGTTTTTGGCGCCTTTAAGCTTATTGCTATTTGCCCTTCTTAGTGCTGCCGGGGTTATTGAGAACTTAAGAAAGAAAAAAGTGACGTGGCAGGGAAGAGAATATGTGGAAATTTAA
- the crtY gene encoding lycopene beta-cyclase CrtY, whose translation MAIQKNKICLVGAGLANGMLAWFLSKRHPDLPVVIYESKSCIDLGRTWSFHKSDISPTAFKLMESLAAYRWPAYEVRFPQFHKRFESEYLSVTPEVLHNELLNAGVEFQFSSPIQNVFEDHIVFDDGQKQFFSCVFDGRGFKTSAARLGYQKFVGQVLRLKKQHGLTAPLLMDATVKQVDGYRFFYTLPLSNNEVLVEDTRYANNPDLDHDEFANEIARYAKAQGWDIEQILKVESGVLPIPLDEERIDANSSIKLGMAGGFFHPVTGYSLADCVRMAEGITELKDINKHTVAELLKNYRSQQALRRKFYFLLNRMMFLAAPDAERRKIFEHFYGLSPALIERFYSGSTNAFDALRILTGKPPVDVWPAVRAVFSRKEKEAI comes from the coding sequence ATGGCGATACAAAAGAATAAAATTTGTTTAGTGGGGGCGGGGCTGGCAAACGGCATGTTGGCTTGGTTTCTGAGCAAAAGACATCCGGACCTTCCCGTCGTCATCTACGAATCAAAGTCCTGTATAGATTTGGGTCGAACCTGGTCATTTCATAAATCCGACATAAGCCCAACGGCTTTTAAGTTGATGGAAAGCCTAGCAGCTTACCGCTGGCCCGCCTATGAGGTTCGATTCCCACAATTTCACAAGCGATTTGAATCGGAATATCTTTCTGTGACGCCAGAAGTTCTTCACAATGAACTGCTCAATGCTGGTGTCGAGTTCCAATTTTCTTCACCGATTCAAAATGTTTTCGAAGATCACATCGTTTTCGATGATGGCCAAAAACAGTTTTTCAGTTGTGTTTTTGATGGTCGGGGTTTCAAAACTTCCGCAGCAAGACTTGGTTACCAGAAGTTTGTGGGCCAAGTTCTTCGACTGAAAAAACAGCATGGGCTCACTGCGCCTCTTCTCATGGATGCGACTGTCAAACAGGTGGATGGATATCGCTTTTTTTATACGTTGCCTCTTTCAAACAACGAGGTTCTTGTTGAGGACACACGTTATGCAAACAACCCAGATCTGGATCACGACGAGTTCGCAAATGAAATTGCTCGGTATGCAAAGGCGCAGGGCTGGGATATTGAGCAGATCCTCAAGGTTGAAAGTGGAGTTCTGCCCATTCCTTTGGACGAAGAAAGAATCGACGCAAACTCTTCAATTAAGCTGGGAATGGCCGGCGGCTTTTTTCATCCGGTGACAGGCTATTCTTTGGCGGACTGTGTGCGCATGGCGGAAGGAATTACCGAGCTTAAGGATATAAATAAACACACTGTGGCCGAGCTTCTTAAAAACTACCGGTCTCAGCAGGCTTTGCGTCGAAAGTTCTACTTCTTATTGAATCGAATGATGTTCTTGGCGGCTCCCGATGCGGAAAGAAGAAAGATATTTGAACACTTTTACGGCCTGTCGCCAGCCTTGATTGAGCGTTTTTATTCAGGAAGCACCAATGCTTTTGATGCTCTTAGAATCTTAACGGGAAAGCCACCAGTGGATGTGTGGCCTGCCGTGCGTGCGGTTTTTTCTAGAAAGGAAAAAGAGGCAATATGA
- a CDS encoding MerR family transcriptional regulator → MEVFTIGIVAKMTGLTEFTLRAWERRYGVPLPNRSETGRRVYALREIEKLKVLKLLTERGHSIGEIAHLDVSKLNALVKQSPSASATEQMVLRIMAATELCDLPRILALLKTAQLENDTRTLLIEVISPTLGEVGRRVSEGTLDVYHEHAVSSVIRNILSGILYSIEQLPEKAEAKTIVFATPEGDYHEFGILISAILTALRGNKVLYLGPNMPAISLARAIENVNAAAAVVGCSAPQEVFTSSKYRDFVNQLSDVDPSVPFWFGGFRNEDIQSVPSLKKRNVIMMNRYQDLEKALKDLTPL, encoded by the coding sequence ATGGAAGTATTCACGATTGGCATCGTTGCGAAGATGACCGGACTCACAGAGTTCACACTTCGCGCCTGGGAACGTCGTTATGGCGTCCCTCTCCCGAATCGAAGCGAAACGGGTCGCCGCGTCTATGCCCTCAGAGAAATCGAAAAGCTGAAAGTTTTAAAACTTCTCACCGAGCGCGGCCATTCCATCGGTGAAATCGCCCATCTGGATGTATCAAAGCTCAATGCCTTGGTTAAACAAAGCCCCTCAGCCTCGGCGACAGAACAAATGGTCTTGCGCATTATGGCGGCCACAGAACTCTGTGATCTGCCGCGAATTCTGGCCCTATTAAAGACGGCTCAATTAGAAAATGATACGCGCACTCTTCTGATCGAAGTTATTAGCCCGACACTCGGTGAAGTGGGGCGAAGAGTGTCGGAAGGCACTTTGGATGTTTATCACGAGCACGCGGTCTCTTCCGTTATTAGAAATATCCTTTCAGGAATTCTGTATTCCATTGAGCAGCTTCCGGAAAAGGCCGAAGCGAAGACCATCGTGTTCGCAACACCTGAAGGAGATTACCACGAATTTGGCATTCTTATTTCTGCCATCTTAACCGCACTTCGCGGAAACAAAGTTCTTTATTTAGGTCCGAACATGCCCGCAATCTCACTGGCTCGGGCAATAGAGAACGTGAATGCCGCGGCTGCCGTAGTCGGCTGCTCTGCGCCGCAAGAAGTCTTCACAAGCAGCAAGTATCGCGATTTCGTCAATCAGCTTTCTGACGTTGATCCTTCCGTGCCTTTCTGGTTCGGCGGCTTCAGAAATGAAGACATTCAATCCGTTCCTTCCCTAAAGAAAAGGAATGTGATTATGATGAATCGCTATCAGGATCTTGAAAAGGCCCTGAAGGATCTGACTCCTCTTTAA
- a CDS encoding phytoene desaturase, protein MGKKKAAVIGSGFGGLASAIRLQSAGFQVKIFEKRDLPGGRAYVFKENGFTFDAGPTVITAPETLTELFSISGRRLEDYVELLKVEPFYKLFWHDGVQFDYGGGIEDTLSQIKKISPEDAGGYKSFLSYSKEVYQEGYLKLAAKPFLNVWSMVKTAPQLLRLRADRSVYATVSRYIKNEHLRQAFSFHSLLVGGNPFSTSSIYTLIHYLERKDGVYFPKGGTGALIQALVKLFKELGGELELSCEVDEILTKNQKVTGLRLKDGRTEEFDLVVSNGDVVHTYKHLLRSEKATQNTAKRVEKMSHSMGLFLIYFGTKKTYPQLAHHNVIFGPRYRGLLDDIFKKGKLPDDFSLYLHAPTRTDSSLAPEGHECFYVLSPVAHLGNLNVDWSVEGPKYAEKILTYLEERYLPGLKENLVVQKIFTPEDFKRDLNAHVGSAFSLEPVLHQSAYFRTHNRDASLKGMYFVGAGTHPGAGVPGVVSSAKATVSVIQEDLGML, encoded by the coding sequence ATGGGTAAAAAAAAAGCAGCAGTGATCGGAAGTGGCTTTGGCGGACTGGCGTCGGCAATTCGTCTGCAGAGTGCCGGCTTTCAGGTGAAAATTTTTGAAAAAAGAGATCTGCCTGGTGGACGTGCGTACGTTTTCAAAGAAAACGGTTTTACTTTTGATGCCGGTCCCACGGTGATAACCGCGCCCGAGACATTAACGGAACTTTTCTCGATCAGCGGTCGTCGCCTGGAAGACTATGTCGAGCTTCTTAAGGTAGAGCCTTTCTATAAACTTTTTTGGCATGATGGTGTTCAATTCGATTATGGTGGCGGCATCGAAGACACTTTAAGTCAGATCAAAAAGATTTCGCCGGAAGATGCGGGGGGATACAAGAGCTTCCTTTCGTATTCGAAAGAGGTGTATCAGGAAGGCTATCTAAAATTAGCGGCCAAGCCTTTTTTGAATGTGTGGAGTATGGTGAAAACCGCACCACAGCTGTTGCGCTTAAGAGCGGACCGCAGCGTATATGCAACCGTCAGCCGCTATATTAAGAACGAACACTTACGCCAGGCCTTCAGTTTTCATAGTCTTCTGGTTGGTGGCAATCCGTTTTCGACGTCCAGTATATACACTCTGATCCACTACCTTGAAAGAAAAGATGGTGTCTACTTTCCCAAAGGCGGAACGGGTGCTTTGATTCAGGCCTTAGTGAAACTTTTTAAAGAGCTTGGCGGGGAACTGGAGCTTTCCTGTGAAGTCGACGAGATCCTAACCAAAAATCAAAAGGTCACCGGCCTACGCTTAAAGGATGGCCGCACCGAAGAGTTTGATCTGGTCGTCAGTAACGGAGACGTTGTTCACACCTATAAGCATTTGCTGCGTTCTGAAAAAGCAACTCAAAACACCGCCAAACGGGTCGAGAAAATGAGCCACAGCATGGGGCTTTTCTTGATCTATTTCGGCACCAAGAAAACGTATCCTCAGTTAGCGCATCATAATGTCATTTTTGGTCCTCGGTATCGTGGATTGTTGGATGATATCTTTAAGAAAGGAAAGCTGCCTGACGACTTCTCTTTGTACTTGCATGCTCCAACTCGGACTGACTCGAGCCTGGCTCCGGAAGGCCATGAATGTTTTTATGTTCTTTCGCCGGTGGCGCATTTGGGCAATCTGAATGTGGATTGGTCAGTAGAGGGACCGAAATACGCCGAAAAAATTCTGACGTATCTTGAAGAGCGATATCTTCCGGGTCTCAAAGAAAATCTGGTCGTTCAGAAGATTTTCACGCCGGAAGATTTCAAAAGGGATTTGAATGCCCATGTGGGGTCGGCATTTTCGTTGGAACCGGTTCTGCATCAAAGTGCCTACTTCCGCACTCACAACAGAGATGCTTCATTGAAGGGAATGTATTTTGTCGGCGCCGGCACTCATCCTGGAGCCGGGGTTCCCGGCGTGGTCTCTTCCGCGAAAGCCACAGTCAGTGTCATCCAGGAAGATTTGGGCATGCTATGA
- a CDS encoding polyprenyl synthetase family protein: MNFLTETEIEFPRGSNLSDLLQLSNNAALDDLLEKSLMGPLQDLLSRPRKNLRSALVDLGFSVCVSRNYISSESVNAIAKDAMAILEILHTGSLVIDDIQDGSTERRGAPAVHVLYGLPVALNAGNWMYFLPFNIVSGMKISERARKALSEELQSILLRAHYGQALDVGTAFDSIPQYRIPEVSFASMELKTGALAELASKIGALACDADVNLVRALATFGKKIGVALQMHDDIGNVSAGTNLKKWVEDAQLKRVTFVIAMAAKVLSEQQFGDMCVIAGRSEKNYFEFREFLNKSGVLQSAKAEAESYMASAMDELQTRVSLNPEQRMILERLQQKLMKAYG; encoded by the coding sequence ATGAACTTCTTGACTGAAACAGAGATCGAATTTCCTCGGGGATCCAATCTCAGTGATCTTCTTCAGCTAAGTAACAACGCCGCCCTGGACGATTTGTTAGAGAAATCTCTGATGGGACCTCTTCAGGACTTATTATCCAGACCCAGAAAGAATTTGCGTTCGGCCTTGGTAGACCTGGGATTTTCGGTATGTGTTTCGCGAAACTATATTTCTTCTGAATCCGTTAATGCCATTGCCAAAGACGCCATGGCGATTCTGGAAATCCTGCACACAGGCTCTTTGGTTATTGATGATATTCAGGATGGCAGCACAGAAAGGCGGGGGGCCCCGGCCGTGCATGTCCTCTATGGTCTTCCCGTGGCCTTAAATGCCGGCAACTGGATGTACTTTCTTCCCTTCAATATTGTTTCAGGAATGAAAATTTCCGAGCGCGCAAGAAAAGCGCTGTCAGAAGAGCTTCAGAGCATTTTGTTAAGAGCTCACTATGGACAAGCTTTGGATGTTGGAACCGCGTTTGATTCTATACCCCAGTATCGAATTCCTGAGGTTTCGTTTGCCTCCATGGAATTAAAAACGGGAGCACTGGCAGAACTTGCTAGTAAGATAGGTGCCTTAGCTTGTGACGCCGATGTAAATCTTGTTCGTGCGCTGGCGACTTTTGGCAAGAAAATCGGTGTGGCTTTGCAAATGCATGACGATATTGGAAATGTTTCGGCGGGCACAAATCTCAAAAAATGGGTTGAGGATGCTCAACTCAAGCGAGTGACTTTTGTGATCGCTATGGCGGCAAAGGTTCTTTCTGAACAGCAGTTCGGCGACATGTGTGTTATCGCGGGACGGTCAGAAAAGAACTATTTCGAATTTCGTGAATTTTTGAATAAAAGTGGAGTTCTGCAAAGCGCCAAGGCCGAAGCAGAATCTTATATGGCGTCGGCGATGGATGAACTTCAGACAAGAGTTTCTTTAAATCCGGAACAACGAATGATTTTAGAAAGGCTTCAGCAAAAACTGATGAAAGCTTATGGGTAA
- a CDS encoding phytoene/squalene synthase family protein, which translates to MKTAAKKAIEEGSKSFYLASLFFDRQTKADCWALYRWCRHCDDVIDNGGSSVDLEELKIRTVNGLRAPSDDEIFSDLGKVCRRHGIPAQFPLELLAGFKKDTSSVRIKTESELDTYAYQVAGVVGLMMSYLMKADLAVAKEAAVSLGNAMQLTNIARDIKEDYQKDRIYLPGTWLEEEHIDSAQLLHEGQRDKVFSLVQRLLKKADALYEEGRQGLKYLPVRSALAVAIAAAVYSQIGHKILKLGPASLESRIYVSLPQKILLIGRGIFWVIQSFSQRLVFWRSNAKA; encoded by the coding sequence ATGAAGACGGCAGCGAAAAAGGCGATTGAAGAAGGTTCGAAAAGCTTTTATCTGGCGAGCCTTTTTTTTGATCGACAAACAAAGGCAGATTGCTGGGCGTTGTACAGATGGTGTCGACATTGCGATGATGTCATCGATAACGGCGGCTCCAGTGTCGATTTAGAAGAGCTTAAGATTCGCACCGTGAATGGACTGCGCGCACCCAGTGATGACGAAATCTTTTCAGATCTGGGCAAAGTCTGTCGACGGCATGGGATTCCTGCGCAGTTTCCTTTAGAGCTTCTAGCCGGATTTAAAAAAGACACGTCGTCTGTGCGAATCAAAACTGAATCTGAACTCGATACCTACGCGTATCAAGTAGCGGGTGTCGTGGGATTGATGATGTCGTATTTGATGAAAGCGGATCTTGCTGTGGCGAAAGAAGCTGCCGTAAGTTTGGGAAATGCGATGCAATTGACGAATATCGCCCGCGACATTAAAGAGGACTATCAGAAGGATCGCATTTATTTGCCAGGCACCTGGTTGGAAGAAGAACACATTGATTCTGCGCAACTGCTACATGAAGGACAGCGCGATAAAGTTTTTTCTTTGGTGCAGCGGCTTTTAAAGAAGGCCGACGCTCTTTACGAAGAGGGCCGTCAAGGTTTGAAATACCTGCCGGTCCGATCAGCGTTGGCTGTGGCAATTGCCGCCGCTGTGTACTCTCAGATTGGTCATAAAATTTTAAAACTGGGCCCCGCCTCCCTTGAATCACGGATCTATGTATCTCTCCCGCAAAAGATCCTGTTGATAGGGCGGGGCATTTTTTGGGTCATTCAATCATTTAGTCAGCGTTTAGTTTTCTGGAGGTCTAATGCAAAAGCCTGA
- a CDS encoding AbgT family transporter yields MNTLDQATDNRLLNRILLKVEKAGNALPQPALMFLFLAFVVVLISAVFAGMGVEATNPVTKAVIKPVNLLSVGGLHIILTDMVKNFTGFAPLGTVLVAMLGFSLAEKSGLLSAVLRLVVTKSPRALLIPAILLAGILSHTAGDIGYVLLIPLSAMVFHSVGMHPLAGLAICFAGVSGGFAANFIISAIDPLLSGLSQEAARVMDPHYVVTPVVNWYFMSASSLLIIVVGTIVGKKITIPYLGNYQGDSQVAGPTDLSSYERRGLLWAGLVFLILVIGLIWGTVPADGFLRNPENGSVLDSPFMKGTIAIIFIFGTLTGLAYGLGAKTFKNQTDVTNALQDSMATMAPYLVMVFFAAQFIALFAASNVGLILAVNGSDFLKSMGLSAIPLMIGFIILICILDIFIGSASAKWALTAPVFVPMFMLLGLSPELTQASYRVADSVVNIISPLMPYFPLILAFANKYDPKARVGTLIALMIPYSVAFLITWSILLFIWIGFELPLGPGANLRYLIPGQ; encoded by the coding sequence ATGAACACATTGGATCAGGCCACAGACAATCGCTTGTTAAATAGAATTCTACTTAAAGTCGAAAAAGCGGGAAACGCTTTGCCTCAGCCTGCCTTGATGTTTCTATTTTTGGCGTTTGTGGTTGTCCTGATTTCCGCTGTCTTTGCTGGCATGGGCGTCGAAGCGACAAACCCCGTGACCAAAGCCGTCATTAAACCCGTCAATCTTCTTTCCGTAGGCGGTCTGCATATCATCCTTACAGACATGGTTAAAAACTTCACTGGCTTTGCTCCTTTAGGAACGGTGTTGGTGGCTATGTTAGGTTTTAGTTTGGCTGAAAAGAGTGGACTTCTTAGTGCAGTTCTTCGCCTAGTTGTGACAAAATCCCCGCGGGCCCTATTGATTCCCGCCATTTTGCTTGCCGGAATTTTATCGCACACAGCCGGCGATATTGGCTACGTCCTTTTGATCCCACTTTCCGCCATGGTCTTTCATAGCGTTGGAATGCATCCTCTTGCCGGTCTTGCCATCTGTTTCGCCGGCGTTTCCGGAGGGTTTGCGGCAAACTTTATTATCAGCGCCATTGATCCCCTACTCTCGGGCCTTTCTCAAGAAGCGGCGCGAGTGATGGATCCTCATTACGTGGTCACTCCTGTTGTTAACTGGTATTTTATGTCGGCGTCTTCGCTTTTAATTATCGTGGTCGGAACTATCGTCGGTAAAAAAATCACCATACCTTATCTTGGGAACTACCAAGGCGATTCTCAAGTCGCAGGCCCCACAGATCTTAGTTCTTATGAACGTCGCGGGCTTTTATGGGCGGGACTGGTATTTTTAATTCTTGTTATCGGCTTGATTTGGGGAACGGTTCCCGCTGACGGCTTTTTAAGAAATCCTGAAAATGGTTCTGTACTAGATTCTCCATTCATGAAGGGAACTATCGCGATCATCTTTATCTTCGGTACGCTGACCGGTCTTGCCTATGGACTTGGCGCCAAAACATTTAAAAACCAAACGGACGTCACCAATGCTCTGCAAGATTCTATGGCGACCATGGCTCCTTACTTGGTGATGGTCTTTTTCGCTGCTCAATTTATCGCTCTTTTTGCGGCCTCCAATGTGGGACTTATTTTAGCCGTCAATGGTTCTGACTTTCTGAAGTCCATGGGGCTTTCCGCAATTCCGTTGATGATTGGATTCATTATTCTTATTTGCATTCTGGATATATTTATCGGCAGTGCTTCGGCAAAATGGGCACTCACGGCGCCCGTCTTTGTGCCAATGTTCATGTTGCTGGGGCTTTCGCCTGAACTTACTCAAGCCTCTTATCGTGTTGCCGACTCGGTGGTAAATATTATTTCGCCACTGATGCCCTATTTCCCTCTGATTCTTGCCTTTGCCAACAAATATGATCCCAAAGCGCGTGTGGGAACTTTGATTGCGTTGATGATCCCCTATTCCGTCGCTTTCCTGATTACTTGGTCGATTCTTCTTTTTATTTGGATCGGCTTCGAATTGCCATTGGGTCCAGGCGCAAATCTTCGCTATTTGATTCCAGGGCAGTAA
- a CDS encoding DUF2141 domain-containing protein yields MWKFKSVSFVLALFFTSNLQALTLNFTDLRNGEGYLAVSIFSALQKNAFPDDAAKAAKTFYVKLEGRKNLSLEVPDLTEEIYAIAVMHDEDGNRKFKTNFMGLPQEGFGFSGNPRVYFGAPAFSRAQFELSRTPSLDIRIKYF; encoded by the coding sequence ATGTGGAAATTTAAATCAGTATCATTTGTCTTAGCATTGTTCTTTACTTCGAATTTGCAGGCCTTAACTTTGAATTTTACGGATCTGCGGAACGGAGAAGGTTATCTTGCCGTGAGTATCTTCTCGGCCTTACAAAAGAACGCCTTTCCTGATGACGCGGCCAAGGCGGCAAAAACTTTTTATGTGAAGCTGGAAGGCAGAAAGAATCTGAGTCTTGAAGTTCCCGACCTGACAGAAGAAATCTACGCCATCGCAGTCATGCACGATGAAGACGGGAACAGAAAATTTAAAACAAATTTTATGGGATTACCCCAAGAAGGTTTCGGATTTTCCGGTAATCCCAGAGTGTACTTCGGGGCGCCCGCATTTAGCCGTGCGCAGTTTGAACTGTCGCGAACACCGTCACTGGATATTCGTATCAAATACTTTTAA
- a CDS encoding GyrI-like domain-containing protein: MQAEIIKIESLKLIGIKTTLRARAGEPKNMSVIPALWAQLGSVIPKIGNRLNHKRYAIITGDLPDNEQGFCEYYALAAVSDYSNVPEELLKYEITEGKLVKFVHQGFPQTICVTAGKAFFEWLPTSGESIAKNAELFIYDEGYDRNNPDASFEYCLFLN, from the coding sequence ATGCAAGCCGAAATCATTAAGATCGAATCCTTGAAGCTAATAGGAATAAAGACGACGCTCAGAGCTCGTGCTGGTGAGCCCAAAAATATGTCAGTGATCCCCGCGCTGTGGGCTCAGCTTGGGTCGGTCATTCCCAAAATAGGCAATCGTCTGAATCACAAGCGCTATGCGATAATCACTGGAGACCTCCCTGATAACGAGCAAGGGTTTTGTGAATATTATGCGCTGGCCGCCGTCAGCGATTATTCAAATGTGCCGGAAGAGCTATTAAAATACGAGATTACGGAGGGCAAACTTGTTAAATTCGTTCACCAGGGTTTTCCCCAGACAATCTGTGTGACAGCGGGGAAGGCTTTCTTTGAATGGCTGCCGACTTCAGGGGAAAGCATCGCAAAGAATGCAGAACTTTTTATTTATGATGAAGGGTATGACC